One window of the Falco biarmicus isolate bFalBia1 chromosome 2, bFalBia1.pri, whole genome shotgun sequence genome contains the following:
- the RELT gene encoding tumor necrosis factor receptor superfamily member 19L, protein MRSLGKAPTKEEALTNTPGDRPEDAIQPGTCLALRGGASGNSAPAGSFIRSRRARLGSRAAWGQVCAGDEEEQDALVACHRPGASSLAGADRECHFPWSHRVALCLGDALRVDHAGSPGAGTAPLGWPGLSEGHHGLVLAVVLSLPGVGAGSCGPRERGTPGCPSGQEPTGVCGSAQGPAGTCRACPPGTFSPGDVSCSAHTHCRARNRILLAPGTAVTDSRCGACLPGFYSPEGEREPQGRCLPCATTPRSTPGCPGHRRARSPETLDWPARTNGTQMTLMGEGEEEEAVAAQVTMLTIVLVFCTMGLLGILVCNVLKKTGYCTASKDPQPDGTGPSSIYQLEDANEDTIGMLVRLITEKKENAAALEQLLKEHHGQQPMPPGCTPLNKLHLLPQFPPSCWHQHLHTVQGPAPCTRCCQKWPEVLPLLNATKVPKPNGCPREVPILSVGRFQVSQVPEMRSEAGGEPPGR, encoded by the exons ATGCGTTCGCTTGGGAAGGCGCCAACGAAGGAGGAAGCGTTAACCAACACCCCCGGGGACCGGCCGGAGGATGCCATTCAGCCAGGAACCTGCCTTGCTCTCCG GGGCGGGGCGAGCGGTAACAGCGCGCCGGCGGGTTCATTCATAAGGAGCAGGCGCGCTCGGCTGGGCAGCCGTGCAGCGTGGGGGCAG GTCTGCGCTGGTGATGAGGAGGAACAGGATGCATTGGTGGCTTGTCATCGTCCTGGGG CTTCTTCCCTGGCAGGGGCTGATAGGGAATGCCACTTCCCCTGGAGCCACCGTGTTGCCCTGTGTCTGGGAGATGCTCTTCGGGTGGACCATGCAGGTAGCCCAGGGGCTGGGACTGCTCCCTTGGGGTGGCCTGGTCTGAGTGAGGGTCACCATGGGCttgtgctggctgtg GTGCTGAGCCTGCCTGGCGtgggggctgggagctgtggtCCCCGGGAGCGTGGGACACCGGGATGCCCGTCCGGACAGGAGCCCACTGGG GTGTGTGGCTCGGCGCAGGGTCCAGCGGGGACATGCCGAGCTTGTCCCCCTGGCACCTTCTCACCAGGGGATGTATCCTGCTCGGCTCACACCCACTGCCGGGCCAGGAACAGGATCCTGCTGGCACCGGGGACGGCAGTGACTGACAGCCGCTGCGGAGCCTGCCTGCCAGG GTTTTACAGCCCTGAAGGGGAGAGGGAGCCCCAGGGCCGGTGCCTACCCTGTGCCACCACTCCCCGCAGCACCCCGGGGTGCCCAG GCCACCGGCGAGCTCGCAGCCCTGAAACACTGGACTGGCCGGCAAGGACCAACGGGACGCAGATGACCCTGATGggtgagggagaggaggaagaggcggTGGCGGCGCAGGTGACCATGCTGACCATCGTCCTGGTCTTCTGCACCATGGGGTTGTTGGGCATCCTGGTGTGCAATGTGTTGAAGAAGACTGGTTACTGCACTGCCAGCAAGGACCCCCAGCCTGATGGCACTG GCCCCAGCTCCATCTACCAGCTGGAGGATGCCAACGAGGACACCATTGGGATGCTGGTGCGGTTGATCACTGAGAAGAAAG AAAACGCTGCAgcgctggagcagctgctgaaggagcaTCATGGCCAACAGCCAATGCCACCAGGCTGCACCCCCCTGAATAA GCTGCAcctcctgcctcagtttcccccctCCTGCTGGCATCAGCACCTCCACACCGTCCAGGgtccagccccctgcacccGCTGCTGCCAGAAGTGGCCTGAAGTGCTGCCACTGCTCAATGCCACCAAGGTCCCCAAACCCAATGGGTGTCCCAGGGAAGTGCCCATCCTCTCCGTCGGCAG GTTTCAGGTGTCCCAGGTCCCTGAGATGAGGAGCGAAGCGGGGGGCGAGCCCCCTGGTCGTTGA